The DNA sequence AAAAAAGTGACCGGGAAAACGGAAAAAGGCGCGACCATTTACATTTATCGCGGCTCGAAGCTCATCGGCAAAGGCGCCGTATCCGCGAAAGGCACCTTCAGCGTCGCCATTTCCGCCCAGAAAAAAGGCACGGTACTGAAAGTGTACGCCATCGATAAAGCAGGAAACCGCAGCGCCGCCCGGACGGTAAAAGTGTATTAGGCGGTGGTGATGCGGTTTCCGCAAGCCTCCGGTCCATGAACGATTATGGGCTGCAGATTCATAACGATCAGGTCCGGGATGAGCGGATCAAATGGACGGCGGGATCTGGCTGCCTCAAGGGAAGCCAACGCCGACGAGGGGTACGCACTCCCTCCTTTCATTCTGAATAACGGAAAACTGGAACCTCATGGGGTTCCAGTTTTTTATGCCGTTGAATATGGCAAAATTTTAATTTTTGAAATGCCGAAAGTTGCGTCCTGAAGCGCAAGAAATTGGGTAATAAAGCGGACGGGAAACGGTTCGTATGGCCAAACCTGAGTCCGTCGAGCGAGACGCAAAAATTTCACAAAGATTTGGAATTAACCGGCTGCGCCGTTTTAAGATCATTCGATTTCTTGCGTGTCGAATCTTCTGGGGTCATGGAAAAGCCGTGGTTATATTTTCTGTCCTATTAAACGCTCAGCAACAGCAAGTTTTCCAAAAAAATGAAAAAAACGATTTTCTTTTCATGAGTTTCGTATAAAATTTTAAGTAAGAATACTAGTTTTCCGAGGGATGCTGGAGAGGGGGATGCTTTTTATAAAGTGAAAACGGTTTCCATATTGACAGTTTCATTGTCGAATTTTCATGTCAGGAGGATTTGAATGAAAAGATTACGAAAAATATTGTCTATAATGTTAGTAAGCCTTCTCGTGTTTTCCCCGCTACCGGCAAAGGGGGAATCCCCGTCTGCCCGTGACGCGGACGTTAAAGTATTGAAGAAGATTGCCGCGACGGATTCCCGCCCGTTAAAGAATCCGTCAAACTTGCAATCGACCTTCGATTATCATGATCCCGCCGAATATCCGCTCGTTTCGCAAGGGCAAAAAATTGCCGATCTGAAAGACCGTTATGGGACGAACCATACATTTACATTAAAAGAGGTTAGAGAAAGTCCATCTTATCCCGATAGTATTGACCTCATCGTCGGGTATGCGTCCGACTTCGCATATACCAAAGAAAGC is a window from the Caldibacillus debilis DSM 16016 genome containing:
- a CDS encoding Ig-like domain-containing protein: KKVTGKTEKGATIYIYRGSKLIGKGAVSAKGTFSVAISAQKKGTVLKVYAIDKAGNRSAARTVKVY